A single window of Hymenobacter sp. APR13 DNA harbors:
- a CDS encoding T9SS type A sorting domain-containing protein, with protein MKSLSTLLHQAAPKRLARFTALAALLAASSHSAQAQLDMNRYRWTTGTAASLATSRTGAAIDMSTGTTQLFGPGATNVPGSTFQPIGFDLWFYGQRFSQFSATTTGLVSLAEENLVVAATLTGGLERFAAFHRAFAAADVATIGPSSTGKIHYKTTGTAPNRVLVVEYLNLGVLANSGTVDATYQMRFYETSNVIEYVYGSMNIGSTGANKGFQVGLTHKVDATTTPPTYNTIYVATSIPEARYNVAAFSGVNAQAAGPILALTSSTAAQRRSFTFDPTPTAAAPLAAPANLTATAAGTSLNVSFTDGADEIAYEVYYSTSGASFGLNPTATANTPDYGRVQVLSPAAGTTTVTANIPGLRANTTYYIKAFALREALSAASTATATTVLSTRSAALTAAMQVHPNPSAGSFTLDIQDRTVQTWQVQDLQGRVVAQGTAQPGRQQLALPQLAAGVYLLQVKAPAGVGVRKIMIQ; from the coding sequence ATGAAGTCACTTTCTACTCTTCTCCACCAAGCTGCTCCCAAGCGACTGGCCCGCTTCACGGCCCTGGCCGCGCTGCTGGCCGCTTCGTCGCACTCGGCCCAGGCCCAGCTGGACATGAACCGCTACCGCTGGACCACCGGTACGGCCGCCAGCCTGGCCACCAGCCGCACCGGCGCCGCCATCGACATGAGCACAGGCACCACCCAGCTCTTCGGGCCGGGGGCCACCAACGTGCCCGGCTCCACGTTTCAGCCTATCGGGTTTGACCTCTGGTTCTATGGCCAGCGGTTCAGCCAGTTCAGCGCCACCACCACCGGCCTGGTAAGCCTGGCCGAGGAAAACCTGGTAGTAGCCGCCACCCTCACGGGCGGGCTGGAGCGGTTTGCGGCCTTCCACCGGGCCTTCGCCGCCGCCGATGTGGCCACCATCGGGCCGTCGTCTACGGGCAAGATTCACTACAAAACTACCGGCACGGCGCCCAACCGCGTGCTGGTGGTGGAGTACCTGAACCTGGGCGTGCTGGCCAACAGCGGCACCGTAGATGCCACCTACCAGATGCGCTTCTACGAAACCAGCAACGTTATCGAGTACGTGTACGGCAGCATGAACATCGGTTCTACGGGGGCCAATAAGGGCTTCCAGGTGGGCCTGACCCACAAAGTGGACGCCACCACCACGCCGCCCACTTACAATACGATTTACGTGGCTACCAGCATTCCGGAGGCCCGCTACAACGTGGCGGCATTCTCGGGGGTGAATGCCCAGGCCGCCGGCCCCATTCTGGCCCTCACCAGCAGCACCGCCGCCCAGCGTCGCAGCTTCACCTTCGACCCAACCCCCACGGCTGCCGCCCCGCTGGCCGCTCCCGCCAACCTGACAGCCACGGCCGCCGGCACCAGCCTCAACGTGAGCTTCACGGATGGCGCCGATGAAATTGCCTATGAGGTGTACTATAGCACCAGCGGCGCCAGCTTCGGCCTCAACCCTACGGCCACGGCCAATACCCCCGACTATGGGCGCGTGCAGGTACTGAGCCCGGCCGCCGGCACCACCACCGTCACGGCCAATATTCCCGGCCTGCGCGCCAATACCACCTACTATATCAAGGCCTTCGCGTTGCGCGAAGCGCTGTCAGCCGCTTCCACAGCCACGGCTACCACCGTGCTGAGCACCCGCTCGGCCGCCCTTACTGCCGCCATGCAGGTGCACCCCAACCCCAGCGCCGGCTCTTTCACGCTCGACATCCAGGACCGTACCGTGCAGACCTGGCAGGTGCAGGATTTGCAGGGCCGCGTAGTGGCGCAGGGCACTGCCCAACCGGGCCGCCAGCAGTTGGCGCTGCCGCAACTGGCCGCCGGCGTGTATTTGCTGCAGGTGAAGGCCCCGGCCGGCGTTGGTGTACGTAAAATTATGATTCAATAA
- a CDS encoding family 10 glycosylhydrolase produces MKKRFLTAVLALLLPAATMAQELRATWLTRTKYSSRAAIAQQMDSLASANFNTVYVNVWSRGYPLFQSTRFFQQTGLRTDPTYADRDILAEAIAEGHRVGLRVEAWFEYGFVAGWTGNLAPGAVRGPILDVHPDWTATKLSGQQLDPASNFYWMAQSNPAVQNFLISLATEISRRYDVDGIQLDRIRYASLDYGYDPFTVGLYRQEHNGAAPPTAGNDAAWMRWRADKINAFHARVYDSIKAVNPRLIVSNAPSQYGSSTYTAYNQYLQDWKWWVDNNKVDNVQVQSYASTQAVYDGYITYAKNLVNDPTKVYPSFAVSPGSSVVLTNQQLVSYLDLARSKGFLGSAIWFIDDLAGRFRYLSRTRYATPATAPFAAADWRTFRTLVPITDAANAVRSGTWLTSNNPGYSGPSLYADNTAGNALDYFLTVPADAWYEVYAYQVVSSNRNAAAPFQVTDATGAATTVTVDQTRVGNAGFVKLGDFYLRAGRQRVVRLSADNTPAGRFVSADAVLLVRNRRLDGRAAPLSTRQSRKATGSQLQAFPNPSPGTFSVRAETALTAVRVTDQLGRVVFEQPVRLAAGAAYTVQLRTALPAGQYVVQARQASGQWLSANVQLRR; encoded by the coding sequence ATGAAAAAACGTTTCCTCACCGCCGTGCTGGCCTTGCTGCTGCCCGCCGCGACTATGGCCCAGGAGCTGCGGGCTACCTGGCTCACGCGCACCAAGTACAGCAGCCGCGCCGCCATTGCCCAGCAGATGGACAGCCTGGCCTCGGCCAACTTCAACACGGTGTATGTGAATGTGTGGAGCCGCGGCTATCCGCTGTTTCAGAGCACGCGCTTCTTCCAGCAGACCGGCCTGCGTACCGACCCCACCTACGCTGACCGCGACATTCTGGCCGAAGCCATTGCCGAAGGCCACCGCGTGGGGCTGCGGGTGGAGGCCTGGTTTGAGTACGGCTTTGTGGCCGGCTGGACCGGCAACCTGGCGCCCGGGGCCGTGCGCGGCCCCATCCTGGACGTGCACCCCGACTGGACCGCCACCAAGCTCAGCGGCCAGCAGCTCGACCCGGCCAGCAATTTCTACTGGATGGCCCAGAGCAACCCCGCCGTCCAGAACTTTCTCATCAGCCTGGCCACTGAAATCAGCCGCCGCTACGACGTGGACGGCATTCAGCTAGACCGCATCCGCTACGCCAGCCTTGACTACGGCTACGACCCGTTCACCGTCGGCCTCTACCGGCAGGAGCACAACGGCGCGGCCCCGCCCACGGCCGGCAACGACGCGGCCTGGATGCGCTGGCGGGCCGACAAGATCAACGCCTTCCATGCCCGCGTGTACGACAGCATCAAGGCCGTGAATCCGCGCCTGATTGTGTCGAATGCGCCCAGCCAGTACGGCTCCAGCACCTACACGGCCTACAACCAGTACCTGCAGGACTGGAAGTGGTGGGTCGACAACAACAAGGTCGACAACGTGCAGGTGCAGAGCTACGCCAGCACCCAGGCCGTGTACGACGGCTACATCACCTACGCCAAAAACCTGGTCAACGACCCCACAAAAGTATATCCGTCGTTTGCCGTCAGCCCCGGCTCGTCGGTGGTGCTCACCAATCAGCAGCTTGTGAGCTACCTGGATCTGGCGCGCAGCAAAGGCTTTCTGGGCAGCGCCATCTGGTTTATTGATGATCTGGCCGGCCGCTTCCGCTACCTGAGCCGCACGCGCTATGCCACGCCGGCCACCGCGCCGTTTGCTGCCGCCGACTGGCGCACGTTCCGGACGCTAGTGCCCATCACCGACGCTGCCAATGCCGTGCGCTCGGGCACCTGGCTGACCAGCAACAACCCCGGCTACAGCGGCCCCAGCCTCTACGCCGACAACACTGCCGGCAATGCCCTGGACTATTTCCTCACCGTGCCCGCTGATGCCTGGTACGAGGTGTACGCCTACCAGGTGGTTTCCAGCAACCGCAATGCCGCCGCGCCCTTCCAGGTGACGGACGCCACCGGAGCTGCTACCACCGTGACGGTAGACCAGACCCGCGTGGGCAATGCCGGCTTCGTGAAGCTCGGCGACTTCTACCTGCGCGCCGGCCGCCAGCGCGTGGTGCGCCTGAGTGCCGACAACACCCCCGCCGGCCGCTTCGTGAGTGCCGACGCAGTGCTGCTGGTGCGCAACCGCCGCCTTGATGGTCGGGCCGCGCCGCTCAGCACCCGCCAGTCGCGCAAGGCTACCGGCAGCCAGCTACAGGCTTTCCCCAACCCCAGCCCGGGCACCTTCTCGGTGCGGGCCGAAACCGCCCTGACGGCCGTGCGCGTGACCGACCAGCTGGGCCGCGTGGTGTTCGAGCAGCCGGTGCGCCTTGCGGCCGGGGCCGCCTACACCGTGCAGCTGCGCACTGCGCTGCCCGCAGGCCAGTATGTGGTGCAGGCCCGCCAGGCCAGCGGGCAGTGGCTCAGCGCCAACGTCCAGCTCCGCCGCTAG
- a CDS encoding family 20 glycosylhydrolase, producing the protein MPARSFLLPVLWMALAALSGCSRRPQSAEVEAAVAATALLPRPQIVQYTGAGFTLSARTRLFLTAPSTDTTAAETSQQLAAWLQRRQIGGRLRFSADTTSTGVHLIIAPGAVPDSLRERYQLRVTPRGIWLRASTATGLFRATQTLRQLLPAALENPGPAAGPLPVPGVRIHDWPAFEWRGLLLDVSRHFVPPAQLRRYLDLLALHKLNRLHLHLTDDQGWRLESRTWPRLTSVGAWRRGTDGQPYGGFYRQTELRELVAYARQRHIELVPEVDMPGHVRAALAAYPELSCRGRPLAVATDWGVHEDVMCVGNPRTAAFAADVLGEVLDLFPGRLVHVGGDETPVARWQACPKCQALMRREQLQSERELQGYFLRQVAAVLARRGRRGIVWDEALALRPPAGTVVQAWHGLGPVAAAAQAGYPVVASPGSFTYFDQNTTLLELAKVYQFNPRPAGLAGAARSRVLGGEAAVWTERLLPAQLDQAIFPRLLALAEVLWRGPAPARAYPEFLDRTRQYYPRLTALGVQYGFETRPLAVTTEPAATGLRATLTAGGPGIGLRYTMDGTTPTPASAPYTAPLMVETPARLRVLALRDGQVLAELPAVQLQPHAALGAALTLAAPFHPTYSAGGAGALTDGRLGSLDYRDGAWQGFERTDLDVTLDLGSRQLLDTVRVAFLQDWNSWIFLPRTVQTSFSSDGQTYTSGPEATTPEPISAVGPLRRSYHAAGPGRAVRYVRIQARSVGVCPPGHPGAGGAAFLMVDEVVVGARR; encoded by the coding sequence ATGCCCGCCCGCTCATTTCTGCTCCCTGTGCTCTGGATGGCTCTGGCCGCACTGTCGGGGTGCAGCCGACGTCCGCAGTCGGCTGAGGTGGAGGCCGCAGTGGCAGCTACAGCTTTGCTGCCCCGGCCGCAAATAGTGCAGTACACCGGCGCCGGGTTTACGCTCAGTGCCCGTACCCGGCTCTTCCTCACAGCCCCGTCTACCGACACCACCGCTGCTGAAACCAGCCAGCAGCTGGCCGCCTGGCTGCAACGCCGGCAGATAGGAGGGAGGCTGCGCTTCAGCGCCGATACGACCAGCACCGGTGTGCACCTTATCATTGCGCCCGGCGCTGTGCCCGACTCGCTGCGGGAGCGGTATCAGCTCCGCGTGACGCCGCGCGGCATCTGGCTGCGGGCCTCCACGGCCACGGGCCTGTTTCGGGCCACGCAGACACTGCGCCAGCTCCTGCCCGCCGCACTGGAAAACCCAGGGCCGGCTGCCGGGCCGCTGCCGGTGCCCGGCGTGCGCATCCACGACTGGCCGGCGTTTGAGTGGCGGGGCCTCTTGCTGGATGTAAGCCGCCACTTTGTGCCGCCGGCGCAGCTGCGGCGCTACCTGGATTTGCTGGCCCTGCACAAGCTCAACCGCCTGCATCTGCATCTGACCGACGACCAGGGCTGGCGCCTGGAAAGCCGCACCTGGCCGCGCCTGACCAGCGTGGGGGCCTGGCGGCGCGGGACCGATGGCCAACCCTACGGTGGGTTCTACCGCCAAACCGAGTTACGTGAGCTGGTAGCCTATGCCCGACAGCGCCACATCGAGTTGGTGCCCGAGGTGGATATGCCGGGCCACGTCCGGGCCGCCCTGGCTGCTTACCCGGAGCTGTCGTGCCGGGGCCGGCCGCTGGCCGTGGCAACGGACTGGGGCGTGCACGAGGACGTGATGTGCGTGGGCAATCCGCGCACCGCAGCATTTGCCGCTGATGTGCTGGGCGAGGTATTGGACCTGTTTCCGGGCCGGCTAGTGCACGTCGGCGGCGACGAAACGCCCGTGGCCCGCTGGCAGGCCTGCCCAAAGTGCCAGGCATTGATGCGCCGCGAGCAGCTGCAGTCGGAGCGGGAGCTGCAGGGGTATTTCCTGCGGCAGGTGGCGGCGGTACTGGCCCGGCGCGGGCGGCGCGGCATCGTCTGGGATGAGGCGCTGGCGCTGCGCCCGCCGGCCGGCACCGTGGTGCAGGCGTGGCACGGGCTCGGGCCCGTAGCAGCAGCAGCCCAGGCCGGCTATCCGGTGGTTGCCTCTCCCGGCAGCTTCACATATTTCGACCAGAACACCACCCTGCTGGAACTGGCGAAAGTCTACCAGTTCAATCCGCGGCCGGCCGGGCTGGCGGGGGCGGCGCGCAGCCGGGTGCTGGGCGGCGAGGCCGCCGTCTGGACGGAGCGGCTGCTGCCGGCACAGCTCGACCAAGCCATATTCCCGCGCCTGCTGGCCCTGGCCGAAGTGCTCTGGCGCGGCCCGGCTCCTGCCCGCGCCTACCCGGAGTTTCTGGACCGCACCCGGCAGTACTATCCGCGCCTGACAGCCTTAGGCGTACAGTATGGCTTCGAAACCCGCCCGCTGGCCGTTACCACCGAGCCTGCCGCCACCGGCCTGCGGGCCACGCTCACGGCCGGCGGCCCCGGCATCGGGCTGCGCTACACCATGGATGGTACCACACCCACACCGGCTTCAGCCCCTTACACGGCGCCGCTGATGGTCGAAACGCCGGCCCGGCTGCGGGTACTGGCGCTGCGCGATGGGCAGGTGCTGGCCGAGCTGCCTGCCGTGCAGCTCCAGCCTCACGCGGCGTTAGGCGCGGCCCTGACACTGGCGGCGCCGTTCCATCCGACCTACTCCGCGGGTGGCGCGGGTGCCCTCACCGATGGCCGCCTGGGGAGCCTCGACTACCGCGACGGCGCCTGGCAGGGGTTTGAGCGTACCGACCTCGACGTGACCCTGGACCTGGGAAGCCGTCAGCTGCTGGATACCGTGCGGGTAGCGTTTCTGCAGGACTGGAACTCCTGGATTTTCCTGCCCCGCACCGTGCAGACAAGCTTTTCTTCGGATGGTCAGACGTATACATCGGGACCCGAAGCCACCACGCCCGAACCGATTAGCGCGGTGGGGCCACTCCGGCGCAGCTACCACGCGGCCGGCCCAGGCCGGGCCGTACGCTACGTGCGCATTCAGGCCCGTAGCGTGGGCGTGTGCCCGCCCGGCCACCCCGGTGCCGGCGGCGCGGCGTTCCTGATGGTGGACGAGGTGGTGGTCGGGGCCCGCAGATAA
- a CDS encoding SGNH/GDSL hydrolase family protein, translated as MMRYASGGVLLALGLAAAPFAWAQLPAVPKPANPQLWAPEITAFARQDSSARPPRQPIVFVGSSSVRGWRTLAADFAGQPVLNRGFGGARLTDVNYYFAQLVTPYQPRQVVLYAGDNDIAAGYPPAHVFASFRTFARRLRRELPATQLTYLSTKPSPARWAQYPLMQQANRRIRRYARWHRRVEFVDVSTPMLGPDGRPRPALYQADSLHMTRAGYELWTQLVQPHLVP; from the coding sequence ATGATGCGCTATGCTAGTGGGGGCGTGCTGCTGGCTCTGGGGCTGGCAGCCGCCCCCTTTGCGTGGGCGCAGCTGCCCGCTGTCCCCAAGCCCGCCAACCCGCAGCTGTGGGCCCCGGAAATTACTGCCTTCGCCCGGCAGGACAGTAGTGCCCGGCCGCCCCGACAGCCCATTGTCTTTGTCGGCAGCTCGTCAGTCCGGGGCTGGCGCACCCTCGCCGCTGATTTCGCGGGGCAGCCCGTGCTGAACCGCGGCTTCGGCGGGGCGCGCCTCACCGACGTGAATTACTATTTCGCGCAGCTGGTCACGCCCTACCAGCCGCGGCAGGTAGTGCTCTACGCCGGCGACAACGACATTGCCGCCGGCTACCCGCCAGCACACGTCTTCGCCTCATTTCGCACGTTTGCCCGGCGGCTGCGGCGCGAGCTGCCTGCCACCCAACTCACGTACCTGAGCACCAAGCCCAGCCCGGCCCGCTGGGCCCAGTATCCGCTGATGCAGCAGGCCAACCGCCGCATCCGGCGCTACGCCCGCTGGCACCGCCGCGTGGAGTTCGTGGACGTCAGCACTCCCATGCTTGGCCCCGATGGCCGGCCCCGTCCTGCGCTCTACCAAGCCGATAGTCTGCATATGACCCGCGCCGGCTACGAGCTCTGGACCCAATTGGTGCAGCCACATCTTGTGCCATAA
- a CDS encoding SusD/RagB family nutrient-binding outer membrane lipoprotein, giving the protein MTTTFRFSRRRAAALLAGLGLLLTAPACTDRFEELNTDPTKAVDVPSNLLFSRALKYGALYDNDQQLGEHLHANMWVQFFANSTAAFQTDRYESNLAWTTSFWNNFYAGYGMDLQQAIRYVQNSPEEVNKLSEARIWRVFLFQRMTDYWGDMPYFDAFKGVTDANTQPSYDAQQAIYEDFLKELKEAAAALDDTRRGNYGQADLLFGNAGSHAASTSLPAVNNRWRRFANSLRLRVAMRLSKVNPALAEQQVRDALASGVMASNAESAIMKNTGGSIRINQNPLAVVLNFADSRISATLVDYLTRYNDPRLNIFADPVSSSNPARVGLPNGLSATQLAQPQYSPASFSQGGARYKNTSNDQNLLTYSEVCFLRAEAALRGWDSQGSAQSWYETGVREAMALAGVTDGAAITAYLNGPLVRFNPAQAQQQISTQKWLSLFGHSGFEAYAEYRRTGFPVLQQVPNQGETNGQVPRRMRYPSTEALQNPNGYQQALGRQGPDLMTTRIWWDKQ; this is encoded by the coding sequence ATGACCACCACTTTCCGCTTTTCCCGCCGCCGCGCCGCTGCCCTGCTGGCCGGGCTGGGGCTGCTGCTGACGGCGCCCGCCTGCACCGACCGGTTTGAGGAACTCAACACCGACCCCACCAAGGCCGTGGACGTGCCGTCCAACCTGCTGTTTTCGCGCGCCCTGAAATATGGTGCACTCTACGACAACGACCAGCAGCTGGGCGAGCACCTGCATGCCAACATGTGGGTGCAGTTTTTTGCCAACTCCACGGCCGCCTTCCAGACCGACCGCTATGAAAGCAACCTGGCCTGGACCACTTCTTTCTGGAACAACTTCTACGCCGGCTACGGCATGGATTTGCAGCAGGCTATCCGCTACGTGCAGAACTCGCCTGAGGAAGTCAACAAGCTCAGCGAGGCCCGAATCTGGCGGGTGTTCTTGTTTCAGCGCATGACCGACTATTGGGGCGATATGCCCTATTTCGATGCGTTCAAGGGCGTGACGGATGCTAACACCCAGCCCAGTTACGACGCCCAGCAGGCTATCTACGAAGACTTCCTGAAGGAACTGAAGGAAGCGGCCGCCGCGCTCGACGATACCAGGCGCGGCAACTACGGCCAGGCCGACCTGCTGTTTGGCAACGCCGGCTCGCACGCGGCCAGCACCTCGCTGCCGGCCGTCAACAACCGTTGGCGCCGGTTCGCCAACTCACTACGCCTGCGCGTGGCCATGCGCCTGAGCAAGGTGAACCCGGCGCTGGCCGAGCAGCAGGTGCGCGACGCGCTGGCCAGCGGCGTGATGGCCAGCAACGCCGAGTCGGCCATTATGAAAAACACCGGCGGCAGCATCCGTATCAACCAGAACCCGCTGGCCGTGGTGCTCAACTTCGCCGACAGCCGCATCAGCGCCACGCTGGTTGACTACCTGACCCGCTACAACGACCCGCGCCTGAACATCTTCGCCGACCCGGTATCGAGCAGCAACCCGGCCCGCGTGGGGCTGCCCAACGGCTTGTCGGCCACCCAGCTGGCCCAGCCGCAGTACAGCCCGGCCAGCTTCTCGCAGGGGGGGGCGCGCTACAAAAACACCAGCAACGACCAGAACCTGCTGACCTACTCGGAAGTGTGCTTTCTGCGGGCCGAAGCCGCCCTGCGCGGCTGGGACAGCCAGGGCTCGGCCCAGAGTTGGTACGAGACGGGTGTGCGCGAAGCCATGGCCCTGGCCGGCGTAACCGACGGGGCTGCCATTACGGCCTACCTGAACGGGCCTCTGGTGCGCTTCAACCCCGCCCAGGCCCAGCAGCAAATCAGCACCCAGAAGTGGCTGTCGTTGTTTGGCCATAGTGGCTTCGAGGCCTACGCCGAATATCGCCGCACGGGCTTCCCGGTGCTGCAGCAGGTGCCCAACCAGGGCGAAACCAATGGCCAGGTGCCCCGGCGCATGCGCTACCCCAGCACGGAGGCGCTGCAGAATCCTAACGGCTACCAGCAGGCCCTCGGCCGCCAGGGTCCCGACCTGATGACCACCCGCATCTGGTGGGACAAGCAGTAG